A genome region from Tolypothrix sp. PCC 7712 includes the following:
- a CDS encoding tetratricopeptide repeat protein, which translates to MLEDAQGLEVTTDSKAAIAAINSFIDQALSYGKEAEAVIHQGIAADPNCAIIRAYAAAYYLSQENAQAWKQAKPHLQIAQQQLTKITDREQLYVQAIAAWAEAKIERAIAIHEALTEKYPRDLISVQQGQYHYFYLGDQQRLLAIAQKVLPANRDNHYLYGMVAFGLEQCHRLQEAEAMGRIATSMNRYDPWAHHAVAHVMETQGRIEEGIAWMESLADTWENCNSMLYTHNWWHIALYYLEQGNAAKVLALYDSHVWGRAQKSSPKDQVGAIALLLRLELQGFDVEQRWQQLSAYLLPRLHEHALPFQDLHYIYALARAERHDWLKQMWESMQQHTLKINPFLRRQWSDIAIPCAKGMISHAKGNCSEAVNQLQPVLSKLSQIGGSHAQRELFEQVYRDALSRTQKSASNLLSA; encoded by the coding sequence ATGCTAGAAGACGCTCAAGGACTTGAAGTTACAACAGACTCAAAAGCCGCGATCGCAGCTATTAACAGCTTCATCGATCAAGCCCTCAGTTATGGCAAAGAGGCGGAAGCAGTAATTCACCAAGGGATTGCCGCCGATCCCAACTGTGCAATTATTCGTGCTTATGCAGCAGCTTATTATCTTTCTCAGGAAAATGCTCAAGCGTGGAAGCAAGCCAAGCCACATCTACAAATAGCGCAACAGCAACTTACAAAAATCACCGATAGAGAACAGTTGTATGTGCAGGCGATCGCAGCTTGGGCGGAGGCGAAAATTGAACGGGCGATCGCTATCCACGAAGCCCTTACCGAAAAATATCCCCGTGACTTAATCTCTGTACAGCAGGGACAGTATCACTACTTTTACTTGGGCGATCAGCAGAGATTGCTGGCGATCGCGCAAAAGGTATTACCAGCGAATCGCGACAATCATTATCTATACGGTATGGTGGCATTTGGTTTAGAACAATGCCATCGTTTGCAGGAAGCAGAAGCAATGGGGCGAATCGCCACCTCAATGAATCGTTACGATCCTTGGGCGCATCATGCTGTGGCTCATGTGATGGAAACTCAAGGACGAATTGAGGAGGGAATTGCTTGGATGGAAAGCCTGGCTGATACCTGGGAAAACTGCAACTCCATGCTTTATACCCATAATTGGTGGCATATAGCGCTTTATTATTTAGAGCAAGGTAACGCAGCCAAAGTCTTAGCGCTTTACGATAGTCATGTTTGGGGACGCGCACAGAAATCCTCGCCTAAAGATCAGGTAGGTGCGATCGCTTTATTGTTAAGACTAGAGCTGCAAGGGTTTGATGTAGAACAGCGTTGGCAGCAGTTAAGTGCTTATTTACTCCCTCGACTGCATGAACATGCTTTACCGTTTCAAGACTTACACTATATCTATGCATTAGCGAGAGCAGAACGTCATGACTGGTTAAAGCAGATGTGGGAGAGTATGCAGCAACATACCCTGAAGATTAACCCATTTCTGCGGCGACAATGGTCGGATATTGCCATTCCTTGCGCTAAAGGCATGATTTCCCACGCTAAAGGTAATTGCTCAGAAGCAGTCAATCAACTCCAACCTGTACTATCAAAATTATCTCAAATAGGGGGTAGCCATGCCCAAAGAGAATTATTTGAGCAGGTGTATCGAGATGCTTTGTCGCGAACTCAAAAGTCAGCGAGTAACCTCTTGTCAGCCTGA